In the Chroococcidiopsis sp. TS-821 genome, one interval contains:
- a CDS encoding aminotransferase class IV codes for MYRRQSNIYWYNGQLILSNTLEIAVDEPGLLYGATVFTTLRVYHQSLAHPLTNWQAHCDRLRYSIETFGWRSPNWAQIAQGAINLIPHFPVLRITIFPDGSELITGRQLPPDLTNKQKYGVKAWVTAEFARSLPMHKTGNYLSAWLARLAAQQHSAEEAILVDEQGNWLETSTGNLWGWRDNCWWTPPLSAGILPGVARSQLLEWIKQYCRVQEEPWFADTVDTFEAIAYSNSVVEVIPIHTAIEQHGEVIQKTYDPYHSSLKLLRQLYIA; via the coding sequence GTGTATAGGAGGCAAAGTAATATCTATTGGTACAACGGTCAACTAATTTTAAGTAACACTTTAGAAATTGCAGTTGACGAGCCTGGTTTATTGTATGGAGCTACTGTATTTACAACGCTGCGAGTTTATCATCAATCACTCGCGCATCCTTTAACTAATTGGCAAGCCCATTGCGATCGCCTCCGTTACAGCATTGAAACCTTTGGCTGGCGATCGCCAAATTGGGCGCAAATCGCGCAAGGTGCAATAAATTTAATACCGCACTTTCCCGTTCTCAGAATAACTATCTTCCCTGATGGCAGCGAATTAATTACCGGAAGACAGCTACCTCCAGACTTGACAAATAAACAAAAATATGGCGTAAAAGCTTGGGTGACCGCAGAATTTGCGCGATCGCTACCAATGCATAAAACAGGTAACTATCTATCGGCGTGGTTAGCGAGATTAGCAGCACAGCAACACTCAGCAGAGGAAGCAATTTTAGTTGACGAACAGGGAAATTGGTTAGAGACGAGTACGGGCAATTTATGGGGGTGGCGCGATAACTGTTGGTGGACGCCGCCATTATCAGCAGGAATACTACCAGGAGTTGCGCGATCGCAACTATTAGAATGGATAAAACAGTATTGTCGAGTTCAAGAGGAACCTTGGTTTGCAGATACAGTCGATACGTTTGAGGCGATCGCCTACTCTAATAGCGTTGTCGAAGTGATTCCGATCCATACAGCGATCGAACAGCATGGAGAAGTCATCCAAAAGACGTACGATCCCTACCACTCTAGTCTCAAGCTATTGCGACAACTTTACATAGCATGA
- the psb34 gene encoding photosystem II assembly protein Psb34, whose amino-acid sequence MPYTTEEGGRLNNFAKEPKMYTAEPPTKAQQRNFVIWGVLAAVLVSGVIFVAFSVSSVS is encoded by the coding sequence ATGCCCTATACCACAGAAGAAGGCGGACGTCTTAACAATTTTGCCAAAGAACCAAAGATGTACACAGCAGAACCCCCAACTAAAGCACAGCAGCGCAATTTTGTCATCTGGGGAGTTCTAGCCGCCGTCTTAGTCAGTGGAGTCATTTTTGTCGCCTTCTCGGTATCTAGCGTTAGCTGA
- a CDS encoding NAD(P)-dependent oxidoreductase yields the protein MKVGFLGTGLMGLPMAQRLLNANLELIAYNRTTEKLIPLKEAGAEIATHPQVVIQAAECIILMLTDAAAIHSVLFSDSSQELAGKTIIQMGTISPTDSKELRDNVVAAKGEYLEAPVLGSIPEATAGKLIVMVGATKEQFQQWLPLLQNFGSEPLHIGEVGTAAAVKLALNQLIASLTTAFAQSLALIQHQGIDVELFMQILRNSALYAPTFDKKLSRMVERNYDRPNFPTKHLLKDINLFIAEAQAAGLNVSGAEGVRQIIEAATSQGFADADYSALFSAVNPK from the coding sequence ATGAAAGTAGGATTTCTCGGTACTGGACTCATGGGGCTTCCCATGGCACAAAGATTACTAAATGCCAATCTTGAACTCATTGCCTACAACCGTACTACAGAAAAACTGATACCACTCAAAGAAGCTGGTGCAGAAATTGCAACACATCCGCAAGTAGTCATACAAGCCGCAGAATGTATCATTTTAATGCTGACAGATGCTGCCGCGATCCACAGCGTACTTTTTTCTGACTCCTCTCAAGAACTAGCCGGAAAAACAATAATTCAAATGGGAACAATTTCCCCTACCGATAGCAAAGAACTTCGCGACAACGTTGTTGCAGCCAAAGGCGAATACTTAGAAGCACCTGTTTTGGGTAGTATCCCCGAAGCAACCGCAGGCAAATTAATTGTTATGGTAGGTGCAACCAAAGAACAATTTCAACAGTGGTTGCCATTATTGCAAAACTTTGGTTCTGAACCTCTACACATAGGTGAAGTTGGTACGGCTGCGGCGGTAAAACTCGCCCTCAATCAACTTATTGCTTCGCTAACAACGGCTTTTGCGCAAAGTTTGGCATTAATCCAGCATCAGGGAATTGATGTGGAATTGTTTATGCAGATTCTGCGCAACAGTGCATTATACGCGCCGACTTTTGATAAAAAATTGTCAAGAATGGTCGAGCGTAATTACGATCGTCCCAATTTTCCCACAAAACACTTACTCAAAGACATCAATTTATTCATTGCTGAAGCGCAAGCTGCTGGCTTAAATGTAAGTGGAGCAGAAGGTGTTAGACAAATTATTGAAGCTGCAACGAGTCAAGGTTTTGCTGACGCAGATTATTCCGCGCTATTTTCTGCTGTCAATCCTAAGTAG
- a CDS encoding DUF2358 domain-containing protein, translated as MNVEYQSQIEKVIATLKEDLPTLFKQDISYDIYTQDIYFQDPVNKFKGKLNYRIIFWTLRFHGQLFFTEIHFDLHDVYQAQTDTIIANWTVRGILRVPWKAHIFFNGYSTYKLSEAGLIYEHVDRWDRKPSEILQQFFQSGKSKGIS; from the coding sequence ATGAACGTAGAATATCAATCGCAGATCGAAAAAGTCATTGCCACGCTTAAAGAGGATTTACCCACACTTTTTAAGCAAGATATTTCTTACGATATTTACACTCAAGATATCTACTTTCAAGATCCAGTTAATAAGTTTAAGGGTAAACTAAACTACCGAATCATTTTTTGGACTTTACGATTTCACGGTCAATTATTTTTCACTGAGATTCACTTCGATCTGCACGACGTGTATCAAGCACAAACAGATACTATTATTGCTAATTGGACAGTACGGGGTATATTGCGCGTACCGTGGAAAGCCCATATTTTCTTTAATGGTTACTCAACCTACAAACTCAGTGAAGCAGGTTTAATCTACGAACACGTAGATCGCTGGGATCGCAAACCCAGCGAAATCTTACAACAGTTTTTTCAAAGCGGGAAAAGTAAAGGTATAAGTTAG
- a CDS encoding peptide chain release factor 1, which produces MRDPLRSLKFLPWRSLLQVALLVAVIVIVLDFLLALGYIQSNVFQRLLMLVYAPPLGIIISLAISLGIGALGVYLLERYYRLVSINTGSLWALVLCLAVILFLKSLLPLPAVLFNLNQATLIGIIIGVFWKGRPYWR; this is translated from the coding sequence ATGCGCGATCCTCTGCGAAGTTTGAAGTTTTTACCTTGGCGATCGCTGCTACAAGTTGCGCTGCTAGTTGCTGTCATTGTCATCGTTTTAGACTTTCTTCTCGCCTTGGGGTACATTCAATCAAATGTATTCCAACGTTTACTCATGTTGGTATACGCCCCACCGTTAGGAATCATCATCTCTTTAGCCATATCCTTAGGAATTGGGGCGCTAGGAGTTTATTTATTAGAGCGCTATTATCGCCTAGTCTCAATCAACACAGGTTCCTTATGGGCATTAGTTCTGTGTTTAGCGGTCATTCTATTTCTCAAATCTCTTCTACCACTACCAGCCGTTCTCTTTAACCTCAACCAAGCAACTTTAATCGGAATTATTATTGGTGTCTTCTGGAAAGGACGCCCCTACTGGCGTTAA
- a CDS encoding DUF29 family protein, whose product MEELAELREKILRGDLSSALAIVDELEEMSRDDKINNIQSYAVVLLKHLIKQYAEKRTTKSWNVSIRNSAFKIKELNKRRKAGGHYLNSEELKECFESVFAVALNSASLEIFEGVLEPEEIEAMIDKDVIIQRALVECQA is encoded by the coding sequence ATGGAAGAGCTAGCAGAACTTAGGGAAAAAATACTACGCGGCGATCTTTCGTCTGCCTTGGCGATCGTTGACGAACTAGAAGAAATGAGCCGCGACGATAAAATCAATAACATCCAGAGTTATGCTGTTGTTTTGCTTAAGCACTTAATTAAGCAATATGCAGAAAAGCGAACAACAAAGTCGTGGAATGTTTCTATTCGCAACTCAGCGTTCAAAATTAAGGAATTAAATAAACGCCGAAAGGCAGGCGGGCATTATCTTAACTCTGAAGAGTTAAAAGAATGTTTTGAAAGCGTTTTTGCGGTTGCGCTTAACTCTGCTTCTTTGGAAATATTTGAAGGAGTGTTGGAGCCAGAGGAAATTGAGGCGATGATTGATAAAGATGTTATAATACAGCGCGCCCTAGTGGAATGCCAAGCTTAA
- the cimA gene encoding citramalate synthase, with product MNANSSNRLWIYDTTLRDGTQREGLSVSIEDKLRIARRLDQLGIPFIEGGWPGANPKDVQFFWQLQEEPLQQAEIVAFCSTRRPHIPASEDPLLQAILSAGTRWVTIFGKSWDLHVTEGLKTSLNENLVMIQDTIAYLRSQGRRVIYDAEHWFDGFKYNREYALETLRTAIAAGAEWLVLCDTNGGTLPHEVGAIVKDVVEVIGDRNSPQIGIHTHNDSDTAVANAIAGVLEGARMVQGTMNGYGERCGNANLCSLIPNLQLKLGYSCIQAEQLAQLAQTSRFISEVVNLAPDDHAPFVGRSAFAHKGGIHVSAVERNPLTYEHIQPEQVGNSRRIVISDQAGLSNVIAKARTFGIELDKQNPAARQILQHLKNLESQGYQFEAAEASFDLLMREALGKRQQFFTIKGFQVHCDLVSGIDQQNSGALATVKVTVNGQDILEAAEGNGPVAALDAALRKALVNFYPQIAEFELSDYKVRILDEHSGTSAKTRVLVESRSQQQRWTTVGVSTNILVASYQAVVEGLEYGLLLHSSTEVALSTHQ from the coding sequence ATGAATGCAAATTCCTCCAATCGACTTTGGATTTATGACACGACATTACGCGATGGTACTCAGCGCGAGGGACTATCTGTGTCAATTGAAGACAAACTACGAATTGCCCGTAGGTTAGATCAATTAGGGATACCCTTTATTGAAGGCGGTTGGCCTGGAGCCAATCCCAAGGATGTACAATTTTTCTGGCAATTGCAAGAAGAACCGCTTCAGCAAGCAGAAATTGTGGCGTTTTGTTCGACTCGTCGTCCGCATATTCCCGCTTCTGAAGATCCACTTTTACAAGCAATTCTCTCAGCCGGAACGCGCTGGGTGACTATTTTTGGTAAATCGTGGGATTTGCACGTTACCGAAGGCTTAAAAACTAGCCTCAACGAAAACTTGGTAATGATTCAGGATACAATTGCGTACCTGCGCAGCCAAGGACGCCGCGTCATTTACGATGCTGAACATTGGTTTGATGGCTTTAAGTACAATCGCGAATATGCTTTAGAAACTTTGCGTACGGCGATCGCAGCTGGTGCGGAATGGCTTGTCTTATGCGATACGAATGGCGGTACTTTACCACACGAAGTCGGCGCAATCGTTAAAGATGTTGTGGAAGTCATCGGCGATCGCAACTCACCTCAAATCGGTATCCATACCCACAATGATTCTGATACTGCGGTAGCAAATGCGATCGCGGGTGTCCTCGAAGGCGCGAGAATGGTACAAGGCACGATGAATGGTTATGGCGAACGTTGCGGTAATGCTAACTTGTGTTCGCTGATTCCCAACTTACAACTAAAGTTAGGCTACTCGTGTATTCAAGCCGAACAACTTGCCCAACTCGCCCAAACAAGCCGTTTCATTAGCGAAGTCGTCAATCTTGCACCAGACGATCACGCACCGTTTGTTGGACGTTCAGCGTTTGCCCATAAAGGCGGTATTCATGTTTCTGCGGTTGAACGCAATCCTTTAACTTACGAACACATTCAACCCGAACAAGTTGGTAACAGTCGCCGTATTGTGATTTCCGATCAAGCAGGATTAAGTAATGTCATTGCCAAAGCACGCACTTTTGGTATCGAACTTGATAAGCAAAACCCCGCTGCTCGTCAAATTTTACAGCACCTCAAAAACCTGGAAAGCCAAGGTTATCAATTTGAAGCTGCTGAAGCTAGCTTTGACTTATTAATGCGCGAAGCTTTAGGAAAACGCCAGCAGTTTTTTACTATTAAAGGCTTTCAAGTTCACTGCGATTTAGTATCAGGAATTGACCAACAAAATAGTGGGGCATTAGCAACAGTCAAAGTCACAGTCAACGGTCAAGATATTCTAGAAGCCGCAGAAGGTAATGGTCCAGTAGCCGCGTTAGATGCAGCACTACGCAAAGCGTTAGTCAACTTTTATCCACAAATTGCCGAATTTGAACTCTCCGACTACAAAGTACGAATCCTCGACGAACATAGCGGCACTTCAGCAAAAACTCGCGTCTTAGTAGAATCACGCAGTCAACAGCAACGTTGGACAACTGTCGGTGTTTCTACGAATATTTTAGTAGCCTCTTATCAAGCAGTAGTAGAAGGATTAGAATATGGCTTGTTATTACATTCATCTACGGAGGTGGCATTAAGTACGCACCAATAA
- a CDS encoding glycoside hydrolase family 10 protein, which produces MAIRGVWITNTDSRVLHSRQNIAEAMAFLAQTGINVVFPDVWNKGFTLYPSPIMRSLFDVEIDPRYQGRDPLAEIIVEARRVGIKVIPWFEYGFASSYNSNGGMILAKKPGWAARDINGNLLKKNGFEWMNALDPQVQEFMLSLVLEVVRNYDVDGVQGDDRLPALPCEGGYDASTVERYRQTFNCYPSQNPKDPQWLQWRANILTNFLARLYQEVKAINSDLIVSMSPNIYDWGLKEYLQDSKTWLDRGLVDIIHPQIYRRDFASYKQVVDRVTQQLNREQLAKLSPGILIKLGSYRISAEHLRQAIAYNRSRGISGEVFFFYEGLREDRDALGKVLQLLPYNNDSGQSVSNLNRGIHGFFRFLQNRF; this is translated from the coding sequence ATGGCAATTCGCGGTGTTTGGATAACTAATACTGATAGTCGGGTACTGCATTCGCGGCAAAATATTGCTGAAGCAATGGCGTTTTTGGCACAGACAGGGATTAATGTTGTGTTTCCTGATGTTTGGAATAAGGGGTTTACGCTTTACCCTAGTCCAATTATGCGATCGCTGTTTGATGTAGAAATCGACCCACGGTATCAAGGTAGAGATCCCTTAGCAGAAATTATTGTCGAGGCGCGGCGGGTTGGAATTAAAGTTATTCCGTGGTTTGAATATGGTTTTGCGAGTTCTTACAATTCTAATGGCGGAATGATTTTAGCCAAGAAACCAGGATGGGCGGCGCGGGATATTAACGGCAACTTACTCAAGAAGAATGGCTTTGAGTGGATGAATGCGCTCGATCCACAAGTGCAAGAGTTTATGTTAAGTTTAGTGCTAGAAGTTGTCAGAAACTATGATGTTGATGGCGTTCAAGGCGACGATCGCTTACCTGCATTGCCTTGTGAGGGTGGTTATGATGCAAGTACTGTAGAGCGTTATCGGCAAACTTTTAATTGTTATCCATCCCAGAATCCAAAAGATCCTCAATGGCTACAATGGCGGGCTAACATTTTAACAAATTTCTTAGCACGTCTTTATCAAGAAGTCAAGGCGATTAACTCCGATTTGATCGTATCAATGTCGCCAAATATTTATGACTGGGGACTCAAAGAATACCTTCAAGATTCCAAAACTTGGTTAGATCGCGGTTTAGTTGATATCATCCATCCGCAAATTTATCGCCGCGACTTTGCAAGTTACAAACAAGTTGTCGACCGCGTCACGCAGCAGTTGAATCGCGAACAGTTAGCAAAATTATCGCCAGGAATCTTGATTAAATTGGGTTCTTATCGCATAAGTGCCGAACACTTGCGACAGGCGATCGCCTACAATCGCAGTCGTGGTATTTCCGGTGAAGTGTTCTTCTTTTATGAAGGGTTGCGCGAAGATCGGGATGCTTTAGGGAAAGTGTTGCAGTTACTTCCGTATAATAATGACAGCGGACAATCTGTATCAAATTTAAATCGAGGAATTCATGGCTTTTTTCGCTTCCTCCAAAATCGCTTTTAA
- a CDS encoding alpha/beta fold hydrolase gives MYTTDWKHEYITTNGIKLHYVTQGDGPLMLMLHGFPEFWYSWRHQIPEFAKDYKVVALDLRGYNDSDKPKQQSAYVMREFLQDVQGVITGLGYDKCILVGHDWGGAIAWSFAHTYPEMVERLIVMNIPHPAKFAEGLRTPQQLMRSSYMFLFQLPWLPEMLLQASDYQAIETAFKGMAVNKSAFTQADIDAYKDAASKRGALTAALNYYRNVWQQGLLKHNWDVLEVPTLLIWGENDTALGKELTYGTDKYVRNLQIKYIPNCSHWVQQEKPQLVNQYMREFLAT, from the coding sequence ATGTACACAACTGACTGGAAACACGAATACATTACTACCAACGGCATCAAACTGCACTACGTCACTCAAGGAGATGGTCCTTTAATGTTAATGTTGCATGGGTTCCCAGAATTTTGGTACTCATGGCGGCATCAAATTCCAGAGTTTGCTAAAGATTATAAAGTTGTTGCCTTAGACTTGCGCGGTTACAACGATAGCGACAAACCAAAACAACAGTCAGCGTATGTAATGCGCGAATTTCTGCAAGATGTTCAAGGCGTCATTACCGGACTGGGATACGACAAGTGTATTTTAGTCGGACACGATTGGGGAGGTGCGATCGCGTGGAGTTTTGCCCACACTTACCCAGAAATGGTAGAACGTCTCATAGTCATGAACATACCTCATCCTGCCAAATTTGCTGAGGGACTGCGTACGCCACAACAACTCATGCGTAGTTCGTATATGTTTCTCTTTCAGCTACCCTGGCTACCAGAAATGCTGCTGCAAGCTTCAGACTACCAAGCAATTGAGACAGCTTTCAAAGGAATGGCAGTCAATAAAAGTGCTTTTACCCAAGCGGACATAGACGCCTACAAAGACGCAGCCAGCAAACGCGGTGCATTAACTGCTGCACTCAATTATTACCGTAACGTATGGCAACAAGGATTACTCAAGCATAACTGGGATGTTTTAGAAGTTCCAACGTTACTCATTTGGGGTGAAAACGATACTGCACTTGGTAAAGAACTCACCTACGGTACAGATAAATATGTCAGGAACTTACAAATCAAATATATTCCCAACTGTAGCCACTGGGTACAGCAAGAAAAACCACAGTTAGTTAATCAATATATGCGCGAGTTTCTAGCAACATAG
- a CDS encoding 2Fe-2S iron-sulfur cluster-binding protein, whose product MVKVLAQRKTIVCDRGANLRQVLLQNEVNPHNGNATIINCRGIGTCGTCAVFVEGEVSETNWRDKARRSLPPHDPTRNLRLACQTQVLGDVKVTKFNGFWGQGTDIVWTVEE is encoded by the coding sequence ATGGTAAAAGTGCTAGCCCAAAGAAAAACAATCGTATGCGATCGCGGCGCTAATTTGCGTCAAGTTTTGCTCCAAAATGAAGTCAACCCCCACAATGGCAACGCCACAATCATTAACTGTCGCGGAATAGGTACTTGTGGTACCTGCGCTGTCTTTGTTGAAGGAGAAGTATCAGAAACTAACTGGCGTGACAAAGCACGGCGATCGCTTCCTCCCCACGATCCTACAAGAAACTTACGTTTGGCTTGTCAAACTCAAGTATTAGGTGATGTGAAAGTGACAAAATTTAACGGTTTTTGGGGACAAGGTACGGATATTGTGTGGACAGTAGAGGAATAA
- the uvrA gene encoding excinuclease ABC subunit UvrA, giving the protein MSSFAETLDTLDANGNRPLSVNRASQNTIRIRGARQHNLKNIDLELPRDRLIVFTGVSGSGKSSLAFDTIFAEGQRRYVESLSAYARQFLGQLDKPDVEAIEGLSPAISIDQKSTSHNPRSTVGTVTEIYDYLRLLFGRAGKPHCPICDRSIAPQTIDEMSDRIMELPDRTRFQILAPVVRGKKGTHRKLLSSLASEGFARVRIDGEVRELSDSIELDKNQTHNIEVVIDRLIKKPGIQERLTDSLTTCLRRSEGIAVIEILDRAEADNNVVMKAAEDGTTYVTSPLEKEIVFSENFACPEHGAVMEELSPRLFSFNSPYGACPHCHGLGSLRTFSPELVVPDPAQPVYAAIAPWSEKDNSYYLSLLYSVGQAFGFELKTLWKHLTPEQQHVILHGAEQPIWNHDRNDYRRYAGVIPILQRQYNDASELIKQKLEQYLVYQPCEVCQGQRLKPEALAVRLGQYRILDLTGVSIRDCQQRIHHLKLSDRQMQIADLVLREIKARLQFLLDVGLDYLTLDRPAMTLSGGEAQRIRLATQIGSGLTGVLYVLDEPSIGLHQRDNGRLLRTLTRLRDLGNTLIVVEHDEETIRAADHVVDIGPGAGIHGGSIIAQGDLQALLEAKDSLTGAYLSGRKAIATPAQRREGNGRSLVMKNAHRNNLKNIDVEIPLGKLVCVTGVSGSGKSTLINELLYPALQHHLTRKVPFPQHIEAVEGLDAVDKAIVIDQSPIGRTPRSNPATYTGVFDAIRDVFSQTIEAKARGYKPGQFSFNVKGGRCEACGGQGVNVIEMNFLPDVYVQCEVCKGARYNRETLQVKYKGKSIADVLDMTVEESLELFQNIPKAFTRLQTLVDVGLGYIKLGQPATTLSGGEAQRVKLATELSRRATGKTLYLIDEPTTGLSFYDVHKLLDVLQRLVDKGNSILVIEHNLDVIRCSDWIIDLGPEGGDKGGELVAAGTPEAVAENSQSYTGQYIKQVLQQYPAK; this is encoded by the coding sequence TAGACACGCTGGATGCAAACGGGAATCGTCCCCTGAGTGTGAATCGCGCTAGTCAGAATACAATCCGTATCCGTGGGGCTAGACAGCATAATCTCAAGAATATTGATTTAGAGTTACCGCGCGATCGCTTGATCGTGTTTACTGGTGTATCCGGTTCGGGTAAATCTTCTTTAGCGTTTGATACAATTTTTGCCGAGGGACAGCGGCGCTATGTAGAATCTCTCAGTGCTTACGCTAGGCAGTTTTTAGGACAACTTGATAAACCTGATGTCGAAGCAATTGAAGGCTTAAGTCCGGCAATTTCGATCGATCAAAAATCAACTTCGCACAATCCGCGTTCTACAGTTGGTACTGTAACAGAAATTTACGATTACTTGCGGTTATTGTTCGGACGTGCTGGGAAACCGCATTGCCCAATTTGCGATCGCTCGATTGCACCGCAAACAATCGACGAGATGAGCGATCGCATTATGGAATTACCCGATCGCACCCGCTTTCAGATTCTCGCCCCTGTGGTACGCGGAAAAAAAGGAACGCACCGCAAACTCCTATCTAGCCTTGCTTCCGAAGGATTCGCCCGCGTTAGAATTGATGGAGAAGTCCGCGAACTGAGTGACTCGATTGAACTCGATAAAAATCAAACGCACAACATTGAAGTTGTCATCGATCGCTTAATTAAAAAACCAGGAATTCAAGAACGTCTCACAGATTCGCTAACAACTTGTTTGCGGCGATCGGAAGGAATTGCTGTGATTGAGATTCTCGATCGCGCTGAGGCTGATAATAATGTTGTGATGAAAGCCGCAGAGGATGGAACTACCTACGTTACGTCACCCTTAGAAAAAGAAATCGTCTTCTCCGAAAACTTTGCGTGTCCCGAACATGGTGCGGTGATGGAAGAACTGTCACCACGCTTATTTTCCTTTAATTCGCCGTATGGTGCGTGTCCGCACTGTCATGGATTGGGAAGTTTGCGGACATTTTCACCAGAGTTAGTCGTTCCCGATCCTGCACAGCCAGTTTATGCGGCGATCGCACCCTGGTCAGAAAAAGACAATTCTTACTATCTTTCCTTACTTTATAGTGTCGGGCAAGCTTTTGGGTTTGAACTTAAAACGCTGTGGAAACATCTAACACCCGAACAGCAACACGTGATTTTGCACGGTGCAGAACAACCGATTTGGAACCACGATCGCAATGACTATCGCCGTTACGCAGGTGTCATTCCAATTTTACAGCGACAATATAATGATGCTTCCGAACTGATTAAACAAAAACTCGAACAGTATCTTGTCTATCAACCGTGCGAAGTTTGTCAAGGACAACGCTTAAAACCCGAAGCGCTGGCGGTGCGTTTAGGACAATACCGCATTCTCGATCTTACCGGAGTTTCGATTCGCGACTGTCAGCAGCGGATTCATCATTTAAAACTCAGCGATCGCCAAATGCAAATTGCAGATTTGGTATTGCGCGAAATCAAAGCACGGTTGCAGTTTCTTTTGGATGTAGGGTTAGACTACCTCACTTTAGACCGTCCAGCAATGACGCTTTCAGGTGGAGAAGCGCAACGCATTCGCTTAGCAACACAAATTGGTTCCGGACTTACAGGCGTACTTTATGTTTTAGACGAACCAAGCATCGGATTGCATCAACGCGACAACGGACGCTTGCTACGGACTTTAACGCGATTGCGTGATTTGGGAAATACCTTAATTGTTGTCGAACACGATGAAGAAACCATCCGCGCGGCGGATCACGTTGTTGATATTGGTCCTGGTGCGGGAATTCATGGTGGTAGTATCATCGCGCAAGGTGACTTGCAAGCATTACTAGAAGCAAAAGATTCGCTAACAGGTGCGTATTTATCAGGGCGCAAGGCGATCGCAACACCCGCACAACGACGGGAAGGTAACGGGCGATCGCTGGTGATGAAAAACGCCCACCGCAATAACTTAAAAAATATTGATGTTGAAATTCCCCTTGGTAAACTTGTCTGCGTAACTGGAGTTTCAGGTTCCGGTAAATCAACACTTATTAACGAACTACTTTATCCGGCTTTACAACATCACCTGACGCGCAAAGTGCCATTTCCGCAACACATCGAGGCGGTGGAAGGATTGGACGCAGTTGATAAAGCGATCGTCATCGATCAATCTCCCATCGGACGAACGCCGCGTTCTAACCCCGCTACCTACACGGGGGTTTTTGATGCCATTCGCGACGTTTTTAGTCAAACAATTGAAGCAAAAGCCAGAGGTTATAAGCCAGGACAATTTTCATTTAATGTCAAAGGCGGACGGTGCGAAGCGTGTGGCGGACAAGGTGTCAATGTTATTGAAATGAACTTTCTTCCTGATGTTTACGTGCAGTGTGAAGTCTGTAAAGGTGCGCGGTATAATCGCGAAACACTGCAAGTGAAATATAAAGGAAAATCCATCGCTGATGTTCTTGATATGACAGTAGAGGAAAGCTTAGAGCTTTTCCAAAATATTCCCAAAGCTTTTACGCGATTGCAAACACTAGTCGATGTTGGATTAGGTTATATTAAACTCGGTCAACCGGCAACAACACTATCAGGTGGTGAAGCGCAACGGGTAAAATTAGCAACAGAGTTATCGCGCCGCGCTACAGGAAAAACTTTGTATTTGATTGACGAACCAACAACAGGTTTATCGTTCTATGACGTGCATAAATTATTAGATGTATTGCAACGTTTAGTGGATAAAGGTAATTCAATTTTGGTAATTGAACACAATTTAGATGTGATTCGTTGTAGCGATTGGATTATTGATTTAGGTCCTGAAGGTGGCGATAAAGGTGGTGAATTAGTTGCAGCCGGTACGCCAGAAGCAGTAGCAGAAAATTCACAGTCGTATACAGGGCAATATATTAAGCAGGTTTTACAACAGTATCCAGCTAAGTAA